One window from the genome of Bacillus kexueae encodes:
- a CDS encoding EcsC family protein produces MTNDQLYEEALRWKLKQMKRPSVWKRTSKQIQTKINQRIPEKFHEVVTQSVQTMVNATVKGNEYLPKKSYPHFLHLAEKEAELMRVMKRYQKTAALEGVGTGAGGLWLGLADFPLLLGIKMRFLFEAASLYGYDMTRVEERFFILKVFQLAFSYDERKEELIEQIESWDLKPVEQEIDWRSWQQEYRDHIDLVKMMQIIPGVGAVVGGVANYHLMKHLAEYTMYAYRLRILPNE; encoded by the coding sequence TTGACGAATGATCAATTGTATGAGGAAGCACTCCGATGGAAGTTAAAGCAAATGAAAAGACCTTCTGTTTGGAAGCGCACATCGAAGCAAATTCAGACGAAAATTAATCAGCGAATTCCTGAGAAATTTCATGAAGTCGTAACACAAAGTGTGCAAACGATGGTGAATGCGACGGTAAAGGGGAATGAGTATTTACCGAAAAAAAGCTATCCACACTTTTTGCATTTAGCTGAAAAAGAAGCAGAGCTCATGAGAGTCATGAAGCGCTATCAAAAAACAGCCGCGTTAGAAGGGGTTGGAACAGGGGCAGGAGGATTGTGGCTCGGTCTTGCAGATTTTCCGCTTTTATTAGGAATTAAAATGAGATTTTTATTTGAAGCTGCCTCTCTTTACGGCTATGACATGACGCGCGTAGAAGAAAGATTTTTTATTTTAAAGGTGTTTCAACTTGCTTTTTCATACGATGAACGAAAAGAGGAATTAATTGAACAAATTGAATCTTGGGATTTAAAGCCCGTTGAACAAGAAATCGACTGGCGCTCATGGCAACAAGAATATCGCGATCATATCGATTTAGTGAAAATGATGCAAATAATACCGGGTGTAGGTGCGGTCGTGGGTGGAGTTGCGAACTACCATCTTATGAAACATTTAGCGGAATATACAATGTATGCGTATCGCCTTCGAATTCTTCCAAATGAGTGA
- a CDS encoding ABC transporter permease, with amino-acid sequence MNSVQQIWNKRFAEYVKELRTYLKFMFNDHLLFVLLFLVGGGAYWYQGWLDEIPSNFPASFVIALIWTSTVCYAHVRTLLKEADMVYMIPLEHEFRPYFRKAFVTSYWMQLYPLVLVTVVLIPLYVRVFQTTPLGLFMAFGLLLGLKLWNQWMQWLTSFFSDRMHHIRDFIVRVLISYAVIYFFLQNAYLFLFITSVIAVAYSWYSYRAVKQKPINWEQLIADEGRRQNRFYQIANLFTDVPKLKNQVKRRKWLDWVLKRVSYHQRNTYMYLFIRSFLRSGDYFGVFSRLLVIGLLLILFLPMQLFGSVMVSVAVLFLTGLQLVGLYKQHDLLLLPNLYPVKSEWKRGSFLRLLSQLLMVQATVLALGTILQVGMMEGLLQLVLTLLFSISLVTFYIGKRYIKP; translated from the coding sequence ATGAATTCGGTTCAGCAAATTTGGAACAAACGTTTTGCAGAATATGTGAAAGAACTACGAACGTACTTAAAATTCATGTTTAATGACCATTTATTATTTGTCCTCCTGTTTTTAGTTGGTGGCGGGGCATATTGGTATCAAGGGTGGCTTGATGAGATTCCGAGCAACTTTCCAGCATCGTTTGTCATCGCCCTAATTTGGACGAGTACGGTATGTTATGCTCACGTACGTACGTTATTAAAAGAAGCGGATATGGTGTATATGATTCCATTAGAGCATGAATTTCGCCCGTATTTTAGAAAAGCATTTGTGACAAGTTATTGGATGCAATTGTATCCGCTTGTCCTTGTAACGGTCGTCCTTATTCCGCTATATGTTCGCGTATTTCAAACTACCCCTCTTGGTCTTTTTATGGCTTTTGGGTTATTACTCGGTTTAAAACTATGGAATCAATGGATGCAGTGGTTGACGAGCTTTTTCTCTGATCGTATGCATCATATACGTGATTTCATTGTACGTGTTCTAATTAGCTATGCTGTGATTTACTTTTTTCTTCAGAATGCCTATCTGTTTCTATTCATCACGTCTGTTATTGCGGTCGCGTATTCTTGGTATTCTTACCGTGCTGTGAAACAAAAGCCGATAAATTGGGAGCAGTTAATTGCAGATGAAGGAAGAAGACAAAATCGTTTTTACCAAATCGCTAACTTATTTACCGATGTTCCGAAGTTGAAAAATCAAGTGAAGCGTCGGAAATGGTTGGACTGGGTGTTAAAAAGAGTGTCCTATCACCAACGAAATACATATATGTATTTATTCATTCGAAGCTTTTTACGTTCTGGCGATTATTTTGGGGTGTTTTCAAGGTTACTTGTAATTGGACTGTTGCTCATTTTGTTCCTTCCGATGCAGCTTTTTGGTAGTGTAATGGTTTCGGTAGCGGTGTTATTTTTAACGGGCCTTCAATTGGTCGGATTATATAAGCAACACGACTTGCTTTTATTGCCGAATTTATATCCTGTTAAAAGTGAATGGAAGCGAGGAAGCTTTTTACGCTTACTCTCTCAACTATTGATGGTTCAGGCTACTGTGTTAGCCCTTGGGACGATACTGCAAGTCGGAATGATGGAAGGTTTGCTTCAACTCGTCCTCACCCTCCTATTTTCGATTTCGCTCGTAACATTTTATATTGGTAAGCGATATATTAAACCGTAA
- a CDS encoding ABC transporter ATP-binding protein: MTLLSVENVTGGYTKHPVLKDVSFEVNRHEIVGLIGLNGAGKSTTIKHIIGLMEPFQGKVKINGETFTEQKETYRKQLSYIPETPILYEDLTLYEHLELTAMAYGLDKETFKKRLPTLLKEFRMEKRLKWFPAHFSKGMKQKVMIMCAFLVQPNLYIIDEPFVGLDPLAIHSLLEMMKKAKDQGAGILMSTHILATAERYCDSFIILHEGTVRAKGTLRELQEQFQMPSATLDDLYIQLTKEQEE, translated from the coding sequence ATGACGTTACTTAGCGTGGAAAATGTGACGGGTGGTTACACGAAACACCCTGTGTTGAAAGATGTTTCGTTTGAAGTAAATCGGCATGAAATTGTCGGGTTAATCGGATTAAATGGTGCAGGGAAAAGCACAACGATTAAGCATATTATTGGATTAATGGAGCCATTTCAAGGAAAAGTGAAAATAAATGGAGAGACGTTTACAGAACAAAAGGAAACCTATCGGAAGCAACTAAGCTACATACCAGAAACGCCTATATTATATGAGGATTTAACGTTGTACGAGCATTTAGAACTAACGGCAATGGCATACGGATTGGACAAAGAAACCTTTAAGAAAAGATTGCCGACTCTGCTAAAAGAATTTCGTATGGAAAAGCGACTTAAATGGTTCCCTGCGCATTTTTCTAAAGGGATGAAACAAAAAGTCATGATCATGTGTGCCTTTTTAGTTCAGCCCAATTTATATATCATTGATGAACCGTTTGTTGGGCTTGACCCGTTAGCGATTCATTCCTTACTTGAAATGATGAAAAAAGCGAAGGACCAAGGAGCAGGCATTTTAATGTCGACACATATTTTAGCAACAGCTGAAAGATATTGTGATTCATTCATTATTCTTCACGAAGGGACAGTGCGTGCAAAAGGGACGTTACGTGAATTACAAGAACAATTTCAAATGCCATCTGCTACTTTGGATGACTTATACATTCAATTGACGAAGGAGCAAGAGGAATGA
- a CDS encoding HIT family protein, producing the protein MSDCIFCKIVNGEIPAAKVYEDEHVLAFMDIMQVTKGHTLVIPKVHKQDIFELTPDIAQHLFKVVPQIAQAIKEKFNPEGLNIVNNNGQAAGQTVFHYHMHIVPRYGKGDGFGVVWKSHADQYTADDLHALASTIKEGLSIQS; encoded by the coding sequence ATGTCAGATTGTATTTTTTGTAAAATTGTAAACGGTGAAATTCCTGCCGCAAAAGTATATGAAGACGAGCACGTACTTGCGTTCATGGATATTATGCAAGTAACGAAAGGGCATACGCTTGTGATTCCGAAAGTACATAAACAAGATATTTTTGAATTAACGCCAGATATAGCACAGCATTTATTTAAAGTTGTTCCACAAATTGCTCAAGCAATAAAAGAGAAGTTCAACCCAGAGGGACTAAATATCGTAAATAATAACGGGCAAGCTGCCGGCCAAACGGTATTCCATTACCATATGCACATTGTACCTCGTTACGGAAAAGGTGACGGCTTCGGTGTCGTATGGAAATCCCATGCCGATCAATACACAGCAGACGACCTTCACGCACTTGCTTCCACAATTAAAGAAGGATTGTCTATTCAATCGTAG
- a CDS encoding GNAT family N-acetyltransferase: MEWKIRQETEKDYETTEKVVKRAFLNAEYSDQSEHRLVSRLRKSEAFIPELSFVAVKKKEDEIIGHILLSKISIQTAHHAVESLAMAPVSVIPEAQMKGIGKSLIEEGLKKAQELGYQSVIVLGHPTYYCKFGFKKASLWGIKAPFDVPDDAFMAIELKEGALHGVSGVVEYPSVFFE, from the coding sequence ATGGAATGGAAGATTCGACAAGAAACCGAGAAGGATTACGAAACGACAGAAAAAGTAGTGAAACGCGCCTTTTTGAATGCGGAGTATAGTGATCAAAGCGAACATAGACTCGTTTCCCGCCTTCGAAAATCAGAGGCGTTCATTCCTGAACTATCATTCGTTGCAGTCAAGAAAAAGGAAGATGAAATCATTGGTCATATTCTTTTATCTAAAATTTCGATTCAGACAGCCCATCACGCTGTAGAATCACTTGCGATGGCACCTGTCTCGGTTATACCTGAAGCTCAAATGAAAGGGATAGGGAAGTCTCTAATTGAAGAAGGGTTGAAAAAAGCGCAAGAGCTAGGTTACCAATCGGTGATCGTATTAGGGCACCCGACCTATTACTGTAAATTTGGATTTAAAAAGGCATCTTTATGGGGAATAAAAGCACCTTTTGACGTGCCTGATGATGCATTTATGGCCATTGAACTAAAAGAGGGTGCCCTTCACGGTGTATCAGGCGTGGTTGAGTATCCGAGTGTGTTTTTTGAATAA
- the serC gene encoding 3-phosphoserine/phosphohydroxythreonine transaminase, whose amino-acid sequence MNRIDNFNAGPSALPLSVLQKAQKELLNFQNSGMSVMELSHRSKTYDFVHRKAQELLRELMNIPDTHEVLFLQGGASLQFAMIPYNFLSNDEVGYYSLTGSWSEKALKEAQTIGNAHILNSSKDRTYSYIPSWEDPVDDRCAYVHITSNNTIYGTQWQQFPNTKKPLIADMSSDILSRQLDIEKFDLIYAGAQKNLGPSGVTVVIIRKEFLQKANHNLPTYLSYHTHAEKNSLFNTPPTFAIYMLSLVLEWVKEEGGLSTIEERNERKASMLYDVIDSSNHFYRGHAEGNSRSRMNVTFTLPSAELTKVFLTEAQENGFVGLSGHRSIGGCRASIYNAVSEQSCERLAAFMKKFQHQHG is encoded by the coding sequence ATGAATCGAATTGATAATTTCAATGCCGGACCTTCGGCTTTGCCACTTTCTGTGTTACAAAAAGCACAAAAAGAGTTGTTGAATTTTCAAAACAGCGGAATGTCAGTCATGGAGCTTAGTCATCGAAGCAAAACGTATGATTTTGTCCACCGTAAAGCCCAGGAACTGCTCCGTGAGCTAATGAATATCCCCGATACTCATGAAGTGTTATTTTTACAAGGTGGGGCAAGCTTACAATTTGCCATGATTCCGTACAACTTTTTATCAAACGATGAAGTTGGGTATTATTCGCTTACTGGGTCATGGTCTGAAAAAGCGTTAAAAGAAGCCCAAACAATCGGAAATGCCCACATATTAAACTCGAGCAAAGACCGAACGTATTCCTACATCCCTTCTTGGGAAGATCCTGTCGATGACCGTTGTGCTTACGTGCACATCACATCCAACAACACCATCTACGGGACACAATGGCAACAGTTTCCGAATACAAAGAAACCTCTCATTGCCGACATGTCAAGCGATATCTTATCGCGCCAACTGGATATTGAAAAGTTTGATCTCATATACGCAGGGGCACAGAAAAACCTTGGACCATCTGGGGTAACTGTCGTCATCATTCGGAAAGAATTTTTACAGAAAGCTAACCATAACTTACCGACCTATTTAAGCTATCATACTCATGCGGAGAAAAACTCTTTATTTAATACACCGCCTACTTTTGCCATCTATATGCTATCCCTTGTACTAGAATGGGTAAAAGAAGAAGGTGGCCTTTCAACTATAGAAGAGCGCAATGAACGAAAAGCAAGTATGCTTTATGATGTTATTGATTCGAGTAACCATTTTTATCGAGGGCATGCAGAGGGAAATAGTCGTTCGCGAATGAACGTTACGTTTACATTACCTTCTGCTGAATTAACGAAAGTCTTTTTAACAGAAGCCCAAGAGAATGGATTTGTCGGTCTCAGTGGACACCGTTCTATCGGTGGGTGCCGTGCTTCCATCTATAATGCAGTATCTGAACAATCCTGTGAACGCCTTGCAGCTTTTATGAAAAAATTCCAGCACCAACACGGTTAA
- a CDS encoding tryptophan transporter, with amino-acid sequence MNTRILVMLSLFVAMGAALHGVIPPFFNGMKPDMMLLMMFLGIMLFPSAKNVVVLGIATGILSGLTSSFPGGFLPNIIDKILTSFIIFGLYMFIKRYVKHAVSISMVTILGTIVSGTIFLLSALLIVGLPGGVGFMPLFVGVVLPATIMNTVAMLLIYPIVQQILKRSNFVSVSN; translated from the coding sequence ATGAATACTCGTATTTTAGTTATGCTATCTTTATTTGTTGCCATGGGGGCAGCATTGCACGGAGTCATTCCACCATTTTTTAACGGAATGAAGCCAGACATGATGTTATTGATGATGTTTTTAGGGATTATGCTATTTCCAAGCGCCAAAAATGTCGTTGTTCTCGGTATCGCAACTGGAATCTTATCCGGTTTAACAAGCAGCTTCCCTGGAGGGTTTCTTCCAAACATTATCGACAAAATTTTAACATCTTTCATTATTTTTGGCTTGTACATGTTTATAAAACGCTACGTGAAACATGCTGTTTCCATTTCAATGGTAACGATTTTAGGGACGATTGTGTCAGGTACAATCTTTTTACTTTCGGCCCTTCTCATTGTTGGACTACCAGGAGGAGTAGGGTTCATGCCGTTGTTTGTCGGAGTTGTATTACCTGCGACAATTATGAATACTGTTGCGATGCTCCTTATTTATCCAATCGTTCAACAAATTTTAAAACGCTCTAATTTTGTCAGCGTATCAAACTAA
- a CDS encoding YtxH domain-containing protein — protein sequence MSRNQSFLLGVLFGGIVGSAAVLFSTPSSGKEVRSRVQQGREKLDEIIQELREEGTQIKTQLSNTAKESMSVVREVTNEINESIQAWKKDIEPHTKEIQRELHEIEEKMKELEQSIRESTKAPN from the coding sequence GTGAGTAGAAACCAATCATTTTTATTAGGTGTACTGTTTGGTGGAATCGTCGGAAGTGCCGCCGTCCTTTTCTCCACCCCTTCTTCTGGTAAAGAAGTTCGAAGCCGCGTGCAACAAGGCAGGGAAAAATTAGATGAAATCATTCAAGAGCTACGAGAAGAAGGCACTCAAATTAAGACGCAACTTTCAAATACAGCAAAAGAAAGCATGTCCGTCGTCCGAGAAGTAACAAATGAAATTAACGAGTCTATTCAAGCTTGGAAGAAAGATATTGAGCCGCACACAAAAGAAATTCAACGAGAACTGCATGAAATCGAAGAGAAGATGAAAGAATTAGAACAATCCATTCGTGAATCAACGAAAGCACCAAATTAA
- a CDS encoding HTH-type transcriptional regulator Hpr — MKRTYNDYTVKEALLFSQRVAQLSKALWKSIEKDWQQWIKPYDLNINEHHILWIAYHLKGASISEIAKFGVMHVSTAFNFSKKLEERGYLEFSKKENDKRNTYIRLTQKGEDLLLQLLEDYDPSRNSVFKGALPLHDLYGKFPEIIEMMAIIRNIYGDDFMEIFEKSFENIEKDFIEENGKLKKVDESVDEPLINEHVDV, encoded by the coding sequence ATGAAAAGGACGTATAATGATTACACGGTGAAGGAAGCACTTCTATTTAGTCAACGTGTTGCACAACTTAGTAAAGCATTGTGGAAATCTATTGAGAAGGATTGGCAGCAGTGGATCAAACCATATGACCTAAACATTAATGAACACCATATTTTATGGATTGCATACCATTTAAAGGGTGCATCTATCTCGGAGATTGCAAAATTCGGTGTCATGCACGTTTCCACTGCGTTCAATTTCTCAAAAAAATTGGAGGAACGAGGCTACTTAGAGTTCTCGAAGAAGGAAAACGATAAGCGAAACACGTATATTCGGCTAACTCAAAAAGGGGAAGATTTATTACTACAGTTACTAGAAGACTATGACCCATCCCGCAATTCCGTATTTAAAGGGGCTCTTCCGCTCCATGATCTTTACGGTAAATTCCCTGAAATCATTGAGATGATGGCCATTATCCGAAACATTTATGGTGATGATTTCATGGAGATTTTTGAAAAGTCGTTTGAAAACATTGAAAAAGACTTCATCGAAGAAAATGGTAAGCTAAAAAAAGTCGATGAGTCGGTGGACGAACCACTTATAAATGAGCACGTAGACGTTTAA
- a CDS encoding DUF1878 family protein: protein MNELEKRVENLEYHLRLLLKMSNAQKFPFDYLVVTKGLSEEEVNQLMNLCRKLELQHEEQKAQGLLYYTDLLTLFAGQLNEKLDINETIDAMLQQGLFPQLMSDFKRLRAHL from the coding sequence ATGAATGAATTGGAAAAGAGAGTTGAAAATTTAGAATATCATTTGCGCCTTTTGCTTAAGATGAGCAATGCTCAAAAATTTCCATTTGATTATCTTGTCGTGACAAAGGGGTTGTCTGAAGAAGAGGTCAATCAATTGATGAACCTTTGTCGGAAACTGGAACTGCAACATGAAGAGCAAAAAGCGCAAGGTCTGCTTTATTATACAGATCTTCTTACGCTTTTTGCCGGTCAATTAAATGAAAAGCTGGATATCAATGAAACAATTGATGCGATGCTTCAACAAGGACTGTTTCCGCAGCTTATGAGCGATTTTAAACGTCTACGTGCTCATTTATAA